The stretch of DNA GATTATaagaataacaataataatattaataatattattattatatatcttaataaaaaatatgtaGATAACATATAGGTAAGCCGATTCAGCTGAGTCATCATGATGACTTGGTGTAGTCTAAATAATTTGAAAGGACTAGAAAGAGCTTTAAATCATTCCTCATCTTGAAACAAACTCAAAGTTTGAGTTCTTGCCTGGTTTAGATCATAGATTGGCATTGTTCTATGATTTGAACTGATGGTCTAACCGAGAAATGAATCAACACTACGAAGCTTGACATCATACTTTACCTGCTATGTTTGATATGGGATCTCCAAATGTTCTCTCGATACTGAACATTCTGGTTTTGACTATATATTTTGTTAATTGAGATGTGTAATTTACATGTTAGGTTTAAATGTTTTATATTGATTATATAAGTCCAACAAACACCTTTATATTGGTTAATCGACCTATATTAACTTGATGAGTCTGAACCGGCGATCTAAAGTATCTATGCTCATGTTAGTGATAATGGATCCAGTCTAAACTTGTTAGTTAATTCTATTGTCCTCAAACCTTCAATGTGGAAAAAAGTTGGAGTTTCACTTAATTTTTATCCTTTTATAGCTCAAATTCAGGATGGACAATGTCCTTCTCAGTTTGTTCCAGATAAATGTATAACACTTGTTTCAATTAGTTCCTCGATATATTTTAGATGATTTTAAACCGGTTCAAACCAAACTTATTATTTTTGATTCGATTTGATTAAAGTAAGATAATTCAAATCGGAAACTATTTGAATCTATCTAATCAAATCGATTTGAAATCGATTAATTCAATTCGTTTGACTTGTTAATCAGtttataattttaagtaattaaaaaaatatttttttaaaaaaaaataaattagtttaatttaatttaatttaatttagctGGAATATAGTCCAATTATACGAcactaatatttataaaattaaacataTGATGTTTGTAAAATTAGGTATTTAGATTGATTTGATTAATCGATTTGAGCCGATAAATGGTGGGGGCAAACCGCGTTGAACCTTTCTTCTCCCTGCGATCTTTCCCGTTTCCTCCGTCCCCTTACCCTGGCGGCAACCTCGTCGACTCTTCCTCCTCCACGCGTCCTTGcattttccttctccttcctttttttTGCGTTTTCTCGCTTGTTCACCCAAAGAACCAATCAAACCAAGGGAGGCGTTGGGGCAAACATCGCTAGGTCTCTTCCTGCATCCATCCCGTGTCTAAAACCGTGTCTTTTGTTCCACTCACTGACCTTCTCCGAATCCACCTCCACTGCTCTCCTCTTTCCCTCACTCTCTCGTCGGCATTTATTACGAGTTATATGGTTACAGTTGTAGAGTATTAAGAAATAAAAGAGGAAAAggtgttgagagagagagagagagagcctatCTATCGTTCAGTGATTGAGATAAAAGAAGGGAGGGTGATCAAAGCGAGGGCGAGATGAACAACCTCTTTTCTTCCGCATCTTGGCGACAAGACGTCGAGTCCGGTGGCGGACGAGGCTCGGAATTGCAGATGGCGGCGGGCGGGGCGAACCTGGACAGTTTTTTCGAAGACGTGGAGACCCTCAAGAATGATCTGCGGGAGGTGGAGCGCCTGCACCGCAGCTTACACGAGGCAAACGAGGAGGGGAAGTCCCTGCACGAGGCGTCGGCGGTGCGCGCCCTTCGCGCCCGCATGGACGCCGACGTTGCCCTCGCCCTCAAGAAGGCCAAGTTCATCAAGCTCCGACTCGAGTCCCTGGACCGCGCCAACGCCGCCAACCGCGCCGTCCCCGGCTGCGGGCCCGGCACCACCACCGACCGCACCCGCACCTCTGTCGTCGCCGGCCTTCGCAAGAAGCTCCGCGACTCGATGGACGCCTTCGCGGAGCTCCGTTCCAAGGTCGCCTCCGACTACCGAGAGACGGTGGAGCGGCGCTACTACACGGTCACGGGGGATGTGCCGGACGAGGCGACGGTGGACGAGCTGGTGGCGACGGGGGAGGGGGAGCGGTTCTTGCAACGGGCCATCGAGGAGCAGGGCCGGGGCCGGGTGCTGGACGTGGTGGCGGAGATCCGGGAGTGGCACGGGGCAGTGGCGGAGCTGGAGCGCAGCCTGCTGGAGCTGCAGCAGGTGTTCATGGACATGGCGGTGTTGGTGGAGGCGCAGGGGCAGCAGCTGGACGACATCGAGAGCAACGTCGGCCGCGCCCAGTCCTTCGTCCGCCACGGCACCGAGCAGCTCGGCGCCGCCCGCCAGCACCAGAAGAGCACCCGCAAGTGGACCTGCAtcgccatcatcatcatcctcatcaTCATTCTTATCATCGTCCTCTCCATCGTCCTAACCCACACTAACAATTCGTCCTCGTCATCGGCCTCCCCACCGTCCTAACCCTCATATCTTTTCAATCGTACTGGTACTTGTTCTATTTTTGTGATGCTgttctttgttttgttttctttttcggaCGAAATGGATCACTCGTCACTGggtgatttctttctttctttcttcccctgCTTTTCGTGGATGACTTTCCTTTGCATGTTCCTTCCTAATGGCAGGTATCAATTATTATTTGCCAACCCATCCAATGATGATTTCTGCTGGCAGTTCTGCCGACATGACATGTCTCATCGGGTTAGCTTTCCCCTCAAAGACGTAAAGCAAATTCGCTTTCCCGTCGGAGGTGGGTTGGACAGGTTTCATCACTTCTTAATCATAGGTGACCACCTGAATGAAACGTTTCACATGAAAACACATACgtagacccaaaaaaaaaaaaaagacacgaAATCTTTCTTGAATTCGTACCGTCAAAATAAATCGGTCTATCAAATCCGGATTCCTAACTAATCCAGAACATGGATTCAATAACACCTTTTCCCACACCAGGAATCGTATGCATGTCTTCTGTAAAGgatcaaatcatgacatttcACTCTCAGTGTCAGTGAGACACATTAACATGGGAGATGAGAAACTAGCGCAGAATTTAATAGAGACGAATTATCCGGAGATGAGAGGTGTGTACCTCAGTAGAGCTCAAATCTCCTGCGGATTCAACTGATATTAATCTCCTACAATTAGACTCGGATGACCATAATGTTTGCTCAGAATAAATTTGAATTCGCCAGGTACCAGACCCACCACCAACAAAAATACAAGTGCTGCAAGTAGAGATAGCGCTATGATACAGGACTTCCCATGGATCTTAGAACTCGTGTGGCTGTTACCAAAACTATTTTGTGTCCCTCAAACAAAACTGAATGCACCAAAGAATACATACATACCAGAGAGAACCTATCAATAATTCCAATGGTGAATAGAAAACCAACGTACACACACACCTATCCGGCAGCTACATATACACAGGTGAACCTTGCAAGGAACTGAGGCAGCTTCGGACTGGTTTCATCCAGGTGCAGTGAACCAGCCACATGATACGTGTTGGGTTATGTATCAGTTGCTCATCCACAGATGCCAGCTTTTTCTTTGCAACTTCAACGTGTAGCTCTTGTGCTGACCTCTTATAGACCTTTACAGCAGTGATCGATGTCGCTTCAAACTAGCAAAAATGGTTCCTTGTGTTTGAAATGGGCCAGTCACATATCCCAGTAAAGCCTCAGACCAGACAGAGAATATGATTGACTGCAGCATCTCTCAGATGATTGCTATATCCAGGCAAGAGAACCTCGATCATTAGATGATTGAGGTCGGCCCCGGGTTGGTGTCGGGGGCCTGTTGGCATTGAGTTCCTGATGCAACAAAAGAAGCAGTCCAAGGATCAAAAAACTGAGGAGCCAGtagaaaaaaaaacatcaagAACACGGGGAATGCATCATCGAGAACTAGATTTGTAGAAGGAACAGTGCAATACCTGCATCCATGTATCTTCGGTGTGATGCTCTGGCGACGCATCAGGTGAACTAATGGCAGGGGGTAAAGGATGAATGAGTTTTGGGACAACCACAAGGTCTCTTCCTAAAACCAAAATTGCCCCTGCATTGTTTGCAGTCCCTATACCCACACagaccatttagaaaaattaggggCAACAACCTAAAATCAGAAGCCAAGCATGTTAAAAACACATTCATACCACAATAATTGGTTGCAGAGAAAAGAGTAATCAAATGTCCCTGAGCAAAACGCTCAAAACCATCCATCACACACTCATGTGCTCGTACTATCAACTGGAGGTCATTGTTATTGCAGAACTCCATAACACGATCAGGCTGCAGCAACACTTGAGATTGATATCACCGTGCACATCAACAAACACACAAAAGTAAAGGCTAAGATTCTAACCCCAAAAGTGACGAGGCCTGGACCCCTAGCATTTGGTCGAAGCCCCTCAACGCTATCATTTTCAGTAGGATCAGACCTAAATTATTAGGAAACTAACAACTGCATTAGTTACTGATAAACTAAATTGTATATCGGACAAAAAACTACTTGTAGAAAACAGACCACAGAAGATCCATAAGAACTATCGAGCCTGCTTCCATTGTGATTGGACGCTGAAGGTTCTCAATCTGCTCCACATGATTTATGGACCGACCTATCCCACCATGCATGCAGATAATTTTCTTTTCAATCAATGCGGCTAAAGGCAGCCAATTAAAAAGTCGGTTAAAGCGATGCCAGGTCCAGATCCCATCTCGCTCTCCCTGTTTCCAGATAATGAAAGTGGTGAATAGAAAGAAATAGCTCAAATACTTGCAAACAACAAATAAGTACCATTCGCTCGATGCACTCAATCCGGAAGCCAAATAAAGCATTGATATCTGCTGCCTCATGATTTCCACGGATTAAATGTACATTATGAGGATGCTCAACCTGccatacaaaataaaaaagataaatatttacTTTAACAAGTAATTATCTTCTTAAATCATAGTTGCAGAAAGACTAAATCCAACACTAGATGCATGAGACCATCCCTATAATACCTTCAAtgcaagaagaagagaaattgtcTCTAAGCTATGCTGACCACGATcaacatagtctcccaagaagAGGTAATCGATATAACTGAAAGACATAAAAGAGAATCAGCATTGCGTGAAGGACAAAATTCACCTAAACACAATTAAAAAATACATCCTAACAAAGAAATTGCAGTCCATGTTCTGAAAATTATACAATGGGAAGCAAGCAGCTCAGAATATGCAACCAAAAGTACAATAAGTATATTAAACAAGGTTGGAATAGAGTATTGAGTCTGTTTATACAGTAAATCAGAAGCAAAAACAAAAAGCAGTTAAAATTTATGCTAACTCGAAGAAGCTGGAATCTAAGTTAATACATATCACTTTGACAAATCAAGtcgcaattcatgcatataaacaaGATACTCACGCTACGTCCCCTGCTGTTGAAGGAGCTCCATACTCATCAAATAACCGCATGAGATCTCCAAACTGACCATGTAAATCACCAAAGATCTTGACAGGAGCTTTTATTTGTAGAACACTTGGCTCCCCAGTAAATATTCTTTCGGCACTGTCACACAGATCTGCAATTTCATTGCAATCTAAGAAAAACTGTCTCTGTACAGGGGGCTTCCAACCACGTGGCTTCAAAAGATGTGCTATAACCTGGATCAGTGTTACATATATCCAGGAATAAGATGAGGTCACTTTATGCAAGATGCATAGGCAGATACATATATAAGCACACATTTGATATACTAGCTCCGATGCTCAATTCTTGAGTTTCTATTGCAGGTTGATTTTTTTAACTAATAGTGCTAGAAGaaattttaataatttcaaatttgCTATTGTCAGTATCTTAAATATAAGCAACCAAGATTATATAAACAAGTAAAAAGCATCATATTTCCCATGAATCAAGCCAAAGATGCAACTCTAAAGTGCATGAAACTTATAAACATAGCTTGTTTTTAGTTTTttactttataaaaataaagtcaACCTTTTTGGGCACAGTATTAATAGACATTTGTCTATCTAACAACTTCCTGGCTGCAGTCGCACTCTCAGGAGTACCATAACTGACCCTCCTGCCTTCATTTTCAAACTGATCGATTGAAAGCTGTCTGACCATACCACCCAACGCACCTCCTGTCTCTGCAGCTACCACCACCTGCATGGTGCACATGTTGAATTTCAAGGTCAAAGAAATATTTGTGTCATCATTTTTTTCTGACAGCTAATGTGAGAATATAGTGCCAAAAGATAATATGTTGATTGGTATGATAAAAAAAGGCTATAACCAACATGTTGACGTACTACACTAACCGCTCTGTGGTGAAGCCGAACCCCTGCTGGTGGTGTATTATTTGCAAAAGGATCTGGCACCTTATCCA from Musa acuminata AAA Group cultivar baxijiao unplaced genomic scaffold, Cavendish_Baxijiao_AAA HiC_scaffold_1111, whole genome shotgun sequence encodes:
- the LOC135666598 gene encoding syntaxin-121-like, with the translated sequence MNNLFSSASWRQDVESGGGRGSELQMAAGGANLDSFFEDVETLKNDLREVERLHRSLHEANEEGKSLHEASAVRALRARMDADVALALKKAKFIKLRLESLDRANAANRAVPGCGPGTTTDRTRTSVVAGLRKKLRDSMDAFAELRSKVASDYRETVERRYYTVTGDVPDEATVDELVATGEGERFLQRAIEEQGRGRVLDVVAEIREWHGAVAELERSLLELQQVFMDMAVLVEAQGQQLDDIESNVGRAQSFVRHGTEQLGAARQHQKSTRKWTCIAIIIILIIILIIVLSIVLTHTNNSSSSSASPPS
- the LOC135666597 gene encoding serine/threonine-protein phosphatase BSL3-like; protein product: MAPGVSPSPRYQHAAVFVNARLHVSGGALGGGRMVDDSSSIAVLDTAAGVWCDTKSVVTSPRTGRYSADAAGGDASVELTRRCRHAAAAVGDLIFIYGGLRGGVLLDDLLAAEDLAAAETTSAASHAAAAAASLNVQSGRMPGRYTYSDERSRQDIPETVPDGEIMVGTPVAPPVNGDMYTDISTENALLQGSRRPSKGVEYLVEASAAEAEAISATLAAAKARQINGEVEQLPDRDRGSEATPSGKPISSMDKVPDPFANNTPPAGVRLHHRAVVVAAETGGALGGMVRQLSIDQFENEGRRVSYGTPESATAARKLLDRQMSINTVPKKVIAHLLKPRGWKPPVQRQFFLDCNEIADLCDSAERIFTGEPSVLQIKAPVKIFGDLHGQFGDLMRLFDEYGAPSTAGDVAYIDYLFLGDYVDRGQHSLETISLLLALKVEHPHNVHLIRGNHEAADINALFGFRIECIERMGERDGIWTWHRFNRLFNWLPLAALIEKKIICMHGGIGRSINHVEQIENLQRPITMEAGSIVLMDLLWSDPTENDSVEGLRPNARGPGLVTFGPDRVMEFCNNNDLQLIVRAHECVMDGFERFAQGHLITLFSATNYCGTANNAGAILVLGRDLVVVPKLIHPLPPAISSPDASPEHHTEDTWMQELNANRPPTPTRGRPQSSNDRGSLAWI